A DNA window from Setaria viridis chromosome 2, Setaria_viridis_v4.0, whole genome shotgun sequence contains the following coding sequences:
- the LOC117844519 gene encoding proline--tRNA ligase, chloroplastic/mitochondrial has protein sequence MASLLRLPSLLSPSKPLLRRRLPAARLAASAASRGQASAAAGAAAPAAAETRGGDREGQVTPRSADFNAWYTDVIAAAELADYGPVRGTMVIRPYGYAIWEAIQDYLNVKFKETGHSNMYFPQFIPYSFIEKEASHVEGFSPELALVTIGGGKELEEKLVVRPTSETIVNHMFTKWIQSYRDLPLMINQWANVTRWEMRTKPFIRTLEFLWQEGHTAHATLEEAEKEAMQMIDVYTKFAYEQAAIPVIPGRKSRVETFAGANQTYTIEAMMGDKKALQAGTSHNLGQNFSRAFGTQFMDENGQIEHVWQTSWAISTRFVGGIIMTHGDDAGLMLPPRIAPIQVIIVPIWKKGDEKAAVLEAVDSVQKILKEAGIRVKVDDSELRTPGWKFNHYEMKGIPVRIEIGPRDVTNKSVVVSRRDVPGKQGKEFGVSMEPSILVNHIKGRLDDIQASLLQKAITFRDSNIVDVSSYGELKEAIAEGKWARGPWSASDADELKVKEETSATIRCYPFEQPEGTKKCFMTGNPAEEVAIFAKSY, from the exons ATGGCGTCGCTGCTGCGCCTCCCCTCGCTGCTCTCGCCGTCCAAGCccctgctccggcgccggctgccggcggcgaggctcgCGGCGTCCGCCGCGTCCAGGGGCCAggcctcggcggccgcgggcgcggcggcgccggcggctgcggaGACCCGCGGCGGGGACAGGGAGGGGCAGGTCACGCCGCGGTCGGCGGACTTCAACGCCTGGTACACGGACGttatcgccgccgccgagctcgcggACTACGGGCCCGTCAGGGGCACCATGGTCATCCGCCCCTACGGATACGCAATCTGGGAGGCCATCCAG GATTATCTGAATGTGAAATTTAAGGAAACAGGGCACAGCAACATGTACTTCCCTCAG TTCATTCCGTACTCATTTATAGAGAAGGAAGCTAGTCATGTCGAAGGGTTTAGTCCGGAGCTTGCCCTGGTCACCATCGGAGGAGGAAAAGAACTAGAGGAAAAGCTTGTG GTTAGACCAACTAGTGAGACCATCGTAAACCACatgttcaccaaatggattcagAGCTATCGTGATCTTCCTCTCATGATTAACCAG TGGGCTAATGTGACAAGATGGGAAATGAGGACAAAACCATTCATCCGAACTCTTGAATTTTTGTGGCAAGAAGGTCATACAGCCCATGCTACCCTTGAGGAGGCAGAGAAGGAG GCGATGCAGATGATTGATGTATATACCAAGTTTGCCTATGAGCAAGCTGCAATACCAGTCATTCCAGGTAGGAAATCAAGAGTGGAGACATTTGCTGGTGCTAATCAGACCTACACTATAGAAGCTATGATGGGTGACAAGAAGGCCTTACAAGCTGGGACTAGTCACAACCTCGGCCAGAACTTTTCACGAGCTTTTGGAACACAG TTTATGGATGAAAATGGTCAAATTGAACACGTCTGGCAAACGTCTTGGGCTATTAGTACCCGGTTTGTTGGTGGAATCATCATGACCCATGGTGATGATGCTGGTCTAATGCTTCCTCCAAGGATTGCACCCATtcag GTTATAATAGTACCTATATGGAAAAAGGGTGATGAGAAGGCTGCTGTTCTGGAAGCTGTTGATTCAGTCCAAAAAATACTCAAAGAAGCAGGAATTAGAGTCAAAGTGGATGACTCAGAACTGCGCACACCTGGATGGAAGTTCAACCATTATGAGATGAAA GGGATTCCTGTAAGAATAGAGATTGGTCCTCGTGATGTCACAAATAAGAGTGTTGTGGTTTCTAGGCGTGATGTCCCTGGAAAGCAAGGAAAGGAGTTTGGAGTGTCCATGGAACCATCAATATTGGTGAACCATATAAAGGGCCGTCTAGACGATATACAAGCATCCCTTTTACAGAAAGCCATCACATTCCGTGACAG TAACATAGTCGATGTAAGCTCATACGGAGAGCTGAAGGAAGCCATTGCCGAAGGGAAGTGGGCTAGAGGCCCTTGGTCAGCTAG CGATGCTGACGAACTGAAGGTGAAAGAAGAGACCAGCGCCACCATCAGGTGCTATCCGTTCGAGCAGCCGGAGGGCACCAAGAAATGCTTCATGACTGGCAACCCAGCAGAGGAGGTTGCGATTTTCGCTAAGTCGTACTAG
- the LOC117844518 gene encoding multiple C2 domain and transmembrane region protein 16, producing MAATARKLIVEVVEARDLLPKDGTGTSSPYARADFDGQRRKTRTVARDLNPAWNEALEFDFPAAGVGAEGEPLEVAVLHDVRIGPSRRSNFLGRVRLDARQFVRKGEEALIYFPLQKKGFFNWVRGDIGLKVYYVDVPLAPPEPEPVPEPPAAPDATAAEAEAPPPAADDAAATASADEPPKAEEPVGASPAPPQPEPAEAAAGDGSTTEKPPEADANPAAATATPAPEDAPVMTEEAVAAPEEKPPEEQEPVLSPPPQPTPMPRQVSMPVRRPQPPPPPPEEPMERSKHDLVDKMPYLFVRVVRARGLPAGAHPHVRVAAGGHHASTREARRGAFFEWDQTFAFVRDPDTDTPGPTLEVSVWDLPPDADVSVADDRHFLGGLCFDTADVHARDPPDGPLATQWYRLEGGRRLALAGADLMVATWAGTQADEAFADAWKADSPAAASASAAATSRAKVYVSPKLWLLRLTVIEAQDTLTAPPPRDAGIAVRATLGFQALKTRTTPVARNGGPAWNEDLLFVAAEPFTDDDCLVVSLEVRHGKEAFPVGSASISLATVERRVDDRKVASKWLDLLPSDEATKRVAGKKAAVHMHGGRLHVRVCLDGGYNVPDEPSYACSDFRPSARQLWPPPLGVVELGIVGCKGLLPMRAADGKGCTDAYAVAKYGPKWARTRTIADSFDPAWNEQYTWPVYDPCTVLTVGVFDDPPPTPPSDAAGKDAAASRPMGKVRIRLSTLERGRVYRGLYPLIMMLPTGAKRMGDVELAVRFATSASALDVLHAYARPALPAMHHLRPVPVAHREALRLAAARVSAAHLARSEPPLRREVAAWMLDAAEPRGFSMRKLRANWNRAAAALSWVAAAARWVEDTRSWRNPAATAMAHAVLVLLAWHPDLVVPTAALHAAAVGVWRYRRRPRAPAPHPCVRTSMAEAPDREELDEEFDAIPSARPPEVVRARYDRARMVGARLQQMVGDVATQAERLQALVSWRDRRATGVFVALCVLVAMVLYVVPIKMVAVVAGFYYLRHPMFRDRMPTPAINFFRRLPSMSERII from the coding sequence atggcggcgacggcgaggaagctgatcgtggaggtggtggaggcgcGGGACCTGCTGCCCAAGGACGGGACGGGCACGTCGAGCCCCTACGCGCGCGCCGACTTCGACGGGCAGCGCCGGAAGACGCGCACGGTGGCCAGGGACCTCAACCCGGCGTGGAACGAGGCGCTCGAGTTCGACttcccggccgccggcgtcggcgccgagGGGGAGCCGCTCGAGGTCGCCGTGCTCCACGACGTCCGCATCGGGCCCAGCCGCCGGAGCAACTTCCTCGGCCGCGTCCGCCTCGACGCGCGCCAGTTCGTGCGCAAGGGCGAGGAGGCGCTCATCTACTTCCCGCTCCAGAAGAAGGGATTCTTCAACTGGGTCCGCGGCGACATCGGCCTCAAGGTCTACTACGTCGACGTGCCGCTAGCGCCGCCGGAGCCCGAGCCGGTGCCGGAGCCACCCGCTGCTCCTGACGCCACGGCGGCGGAAGCAgaagcgccaccgccggcggccgaCGATGCTGCAGCTACGGCTTCTGCGGATGAGCCACCGAAGGCGGAGGAGCCGGTGGGCGCATCTCCGGCGCCACCTCAACCGGAGCCGGCAGAGGCAGCAGCCGGCGACGGATCAACTACGGAGAAGCCACCTGAGGCTGACGCTAATCCCGCAGCGGCGACAGCGACCCCGGCGCCGGAAGATGCGCCCGTAAtgacggaggaggcggtggcagcACCGGAGGAGAAGCCGCCAGAAGAGCAGGAGCCGGTGCTGAGCCCGCCACCGCAGCCGACGCCGATGCCGCGGCAGGTATCCATGCCCGTGAggcggccgcagccgccgccgcctccaccggagGAGCCGATGGAGCGGAGCAAGCACGATCTGGTGGACAAGATGCCGTACCTGTTCGTCCGGGTGGTGCGCGCGCGGGGGCTCCCCGCCGGCGCGCACCCGCACGtgcgcgtggccgccggcggccaccacgCGTCCACGCGGGAGGCCCGCCGCGGCGCCTTCTTCGAGTGGGACCAGACCTTCGCGTTCGTGCGCGACCCGGACACCGACACGCCGGGCCCCACGCTCGAGGTCTCCGTCTGGGACCTCCCGCCCGACGCCGACGTGTCCGTCGCAGACGACCGCCATTTCCTCGGCGGCCTCTGCTTCGACACCGCCGACGTGCACGCGCGGGACCCGCCGGACGGGCCCCTCGCCACGCAGTGGTACAGGCTCGAGGGCGGGCGtcgcctcgccctcgccggtGCCGACCTCATGGTCGCCACGTGGGCTGGCACGCAGGCCGACGAGGCTTTCGCCGACGCGTGGAAGGCGGACTCCCCGGCagcggcctcggcctccgccgccgccacgtcgcGCGCCAAGGTCTACGTCTCGCCGAAGCTCTGGCTCCTGCGCCTCACCGTCATCGAGGCGCAGGACACGCTcacggcgccgcctcctcgcgaCGCCGGCATCGCGGTGCGCGCCACTCTGGGCTTCCAGGCGCTCAAGACGCGCACCACGCCGGTGGCGCGCAACGGGGGGCCCGCGTGGAACGAGGACCTGCTCTTCGTCGCTGCCGAGCCGTTCACCGACGACGACTGCCTCGTCGTCTCTCTCGAAGTGCGCCACGGCAAAGAGGCCTTCCCCGTCGGCTCGGCCAGCATCTCGCTCGCCACCGTCGAGCGGCGCGTCGACGACAGGAAGGTGGCGTCGAAATGGCTCGACCTCCTCCCGTCAGACGAGGCGACGAAGAGGGTCGCCGGGAAAAAAGCGGCCGTGCACATGCACGGAGGGCGGCTGCACGTGCGCGTGTGCCTCGACGGCGGCTACAACGTCCCCGACGAGCCGTCGTATGCGTGCAGCGACTTCCGGCCGTCGGCGCGGCAgctctggccgccgccgctcggcgtcgTGGAGCTCGGCATCGTCGGCTGCAAGGGCCTCCTGCCGATGCGCGCCGCCGATGGCAAGGGCTGCACGGACGCGTACGCCGTGGCCAAGTACGGACCCAAGTGGGCCCGCACGCGCACCATCGCCGACAGCTTCGACCCGGCCTGGAACGAGCAGTACACGTGGCCGGTGTACGACCCCTGCACCGTGCTCACCGTCGGCGTGTTCGACgacccgccgccgacgccgccgtcggacGCCGCCGGgaaggacgccgccgcctcgcggccGATGGGGAAGGTTAGGATACGGCTGTCCACGCTGGAGCGCGGCCGCGTGTACCGCGGCCTGTACCCGCTCATCATGATGCTCCCCACCGGCGCGAAGCGGATGGGCGACGTCGAGCTGGCCGTCCGCTTCgccacgtcggcgtcggcgctcGATGTCCTGCACGCGTACGCCCGGCCGGCGTTGCCGGCGATGCACCACCTGCGGCCCGTCCCGGTGGCGCACCGGGAGGCGCTCCggctcgccgcggcgcgcgtCTCGGCGGCGCACCTGGCTCGGTCGGAGCCGCCACTCCGGCGCGAGGTGGCGGCGTGGATGCTGGACGCCGCGGAGCCCCGCGGGTTCAGCATGCGCAAGCTGCGCGCCAACTGGaaccgcgccgcggccgcgctctcctgggtcgccgccgccgcgcggtggGTGGAGGACACCCGGTCGTGGCGGAACCCGGCGGCGACCGCCATGGCGCACGCCGTGCTGGTGCTCCTCGCGTGGCACCCGGACCTCGTCGTGCCGACGGCCGCGCTCCACGCTGCAGCCGTGGGGGTGTGGAGGtaccggcgccggccgcgcgcaccgGCGCCGCACCCGTGCGTGCGCACGTCAATGGCGGAGGCGCCGGACAGGGAGGAGCTGGACGAGGAGTTCGACGCGATCCCGAGCGCGAGGCCGCCGGAGGTGGTGAGGGCGCGGTACGACCGGGCCAGGATGGTGGGAGCGCGGCTGCAGCAGATGGTCGGCGACGTCGCGACGCAGGCGGAGAGGCTGCAGGCGCTCGTGTCGTGGCGGGACCGGCGCGCCACCGGGGTGTTCGTCGCGCTCTGTGTCCTCGTGGCCATGGTGCTGTACGTGGTGCCGATCAAGATGGTGGCCGTGGTCGCCGGGTTCTACTACCTCCGGCACCCGATGTTCCGGGACCGGATGCCGACGCCAGCGATCAACTTCTTCCGGCGGCTGCCTTCCATGTCTGAACGAATCATCTAG